A window of Chromatiaceae bacterium contains these coding sequences:
- a CDS encoding PilN domain-containing protein: protein MVRLNLLPWREARRQHQKRLFVIHGMIAMLVTLGATMASYFVIDGLILAQESRNAFLTAEITKLDSKIKEIKEIEKKKADLLARRDIIQELQYIRPEVVHLFDEIVTAIPDGVFLTGIKQSGRNVVLEGRAQSYGRISDLMRNIKASAWITNPTLTIIKDQDKSDRGLSQFELQFQQQRPPAPKPEEDKAPA from the coding sequence ATGGTGCGCCTCAACCTCCTGCCTTGGCGCGAGGCCAGGCGGCAACACCAAAAACGTCTCTTTGTCATCCATGGCATGATCGCCATGCTGGTCACCCTGGGTGCCACCATGGCCAGTTATTTTGTCATCGACGGCCTGATCCTGGCCCAGGAGTCCCGCAATGCCTTCCTGACTGCCGAGATCACCAAGCTTGACAGTAAGATAAAAGAGATCAAGGAGATCGAAAAGAAAAAGGCGGACCTGCTCGCGCGAAGGGATATCATCCAGGAGTTGCAGTACATCCGGCCGGAGGTGGTGCATCTCTTCGACGAGATCGTCACCGCCATCCCTGACGGCGTCTTCCTTACCGGGATCAAGCAGAGTGGTCGCAATGTGGTACTGGAGGGTCGCGCCCAATCCTACGGTCGTATCTCGGATCTGATGCGCAACATCAAGGCATCGGCCTGGATCACCAACCCCACCCTCACCATCATCAAGGATCAGGATAAATCGGATAGGGGTCTGAGCCAATTCGAGTTGCAGTTCCAGCAGCAACGGCCGCCGGCGCCGAAACCGGAGGAGGACAAGGCCCCGGCCTGA
- a CDS encoding type 4a pilus biogenesis protein PilO, with the protein MDLNQLKELDLGNIGDWPVVAKAVLVVFLCGVVAGGWYWFITLDQLDNLTRVEARETELRASFETKQRLAANLEIHQEQLVQIEEFLTDLLRQLPGSAEIAALLVDVSQTGLAAGLEFDLFRPAGEVSKSFYAELPIQVEVTGTYHDLGRFVSGLAALPRIVTVQDVVISSLEKDVRGATTASKLRMHATVKTYRYIEDEETKKGQGTKKGGKAGPPGKAKP; encoded by the coding sequence ATGGATCTCAACCAACTCAAGGAGCTGGATCTCGGCAACATCGGCGATTGGCCGGTGGTAGCCAAGGCTGTCCTCGTCGTCTTTCTGTGTGGTGTCGTGGCGGGAGGTTGGTACTGGTTCATCACTTTGGATCAATTAGATAACCTGACCCGGGTCGAGGCACGGGAAACCGAACTCAGGGCGAGTTTCGAGACCAAGCAACGCTTAGCGGCCAATCTGGAGATCCATCAGGAACAGTTGGTCCAAATCGAAGAGTTTTTGACTGACCTGCTCAGGCAACTACCCGGCAGCGCCGAGATCGCGGCCCTCTTGGTGGATGTCTCCCAGACCGGGCTGGCGGCGGGGCTGGAATTCGACCTGTTCCGACCAGCCGGGGAGGTTTCCAAGAGTTTCTACGCCGAACTGCCCATTCAGGTGGAGGTGACCGGCACCTATCACGACCTGGGCCGATTCGTCAGTGGCCTCGCGGCCTTGCCGCGGATCGTCACCGTCCAGGATGTCGTCATCTCCTCCCTGGAAAAGGATGTCCGCGGTGCCACGACGGCCAGCAAGCTGCGCATGCACGCCACGGTCAAGACCTACCGCTACATCGAGGACGAGGAGACCAAAAAGGGTCAGGGGACCAAGAAGGGCGGCAAGGCGGGGCCGCCGGGAAAAGCTAAGCCATGA
- a CDS encoding pilus assembly protein PilP translates to MALHSVLSVAALGLASCGNPDLTDLEDYANQILLRRPPPIAPLPDYVLVEGFPYDPGQRRDPFLMDKETAAISTPEPPDSGGMAPDPNRPRENLERFALDSLLMQGILQQDGGIWGLVLAREDKTLHRVAVGSYLGQNHGRVIRITEQRIDLIELIQDGAGRWMEREASLALTQDGKRVK, encoded by the coding sequence ATGGCCTTGCACTCCGTCCTGAGCGTCGCGGCGCTGGGGCTGGCCAGTTGCGGTAATCCCGATCTGACCGATCTGGAAGACTACGCCAACCAGATCCTGCTGCGACGGCCACCGCCGATCGCCCCCCTGCCGGATTACGTCTTGGTCGAAGGCTTTCCTTACGATCCGGGTCAGCGCCGCGACCCCTTCCTCATGGATAAGGAGACGGCCGCCATTAGCACCCCGGAGCCCCCGGACTCCGGTGGCATGGCCCCGGACCCCAATCGGCCTCGGGAGAATTTGGAGCGATTTGCCCTCGATAGCTTGCTCATGCAGGGCATCTTGCAGCAGGATGGCGGCATCTGGGGCCTGGTCTTGGCCCGGGAGGACAAGACGCTCCATCGCGTAGCGGTCGGCAGTTATCTGGGCCAGAATCATGGCCGGGTCATCCGGATCACGGAGCAGAGGATCGACCTCATTGAACTGATCCAGGATGGCGCGGGGCGCTGGATGGAGCGCGAGGCATCCCTGGCCCTGACTCAGGACGGGAAGCGGGTAAAATAG
- a CDS encoding type IV pilus secretin PilQ has protein sequence MSLAWPASGLAAALKDVEFASLPGNQVRIELVLTEAVAAPRDFSTESPARIVLDLPGVTSELPRKNVAIDVGPVQSLMALDAEGRTRVVVNLATSVPYRVESRGDRISIAINESVTASLAVPSASVQPSSRPSAVAGRELRGIDFQRGPAGEGRVLVKLPRPDSRATVAEQGGKVVVEVLDTSLPARLRRRLDVVDFGTPVVAVESRPQGRDVAITIQPTKDYEYLAYQVNELFTIEFRTLTQEQQDRKKRDQITFSGDRLTLNFQDIEVRAVLQLLADFTGLNLVASDSVKGNVTLRLKNVPWDQALDIILQSKGLTMRQKGNVIMIGPTEEVMAREEQELAATQKIEDLVPLRTEHIQINYAKATEIAKLLETQQVTKGTVGFQQGEVQGERDESQVRGLLSSRGSVTADERTNTLLVQDTADKLEQIRLLVARLDVPMRQVMIESRVVIASDNFARELGVRFGANRLQVNENKGDFNEIYGGRPGTLVGDDYWGTTVDDTVPLMVDLPAANPTSAINFLIGKIGSYLLQLELSAMQQEGRGEIISNPRVITSDKQKAEIEVGQQVPVVTPGTQNDPPTVKYQDATLKLTVTPHITPDNRILMALRVTKNEADEALKVEGNPYINKRAVETNVLVDNGETVVLGGVFERSRFTSKEQVPWLGNLPIVGNLFKNDSRKETNNELLIFVTPRILQPELKSR, from the coding sequence ATGAGCCTGGCCTGGCCGGCCAGCGGCCTGGCGGCCGCCCTCAAGGACGTGGAATTCGCCTCCCTGCCCGGCAACCAGGTCCGCATCGAGTTGGTGCTCACCGAGGCCGTCGCCGCCCCCCGGGACTTCTCCACCGAGTCGCCGGCGCGCATCGTCCTCGATCTCCCCGGGGTCACCAGTGAATTGCCACGCAAAAACGTGGCGATCGACGTGGGGCCGGTCCAGAGCCTGATGGCCCTGGATGCCGAGGGCCGCACCCGGGTCGTCGTCAATCTCGCCACTTCCGTGCCCTATCGGGTCGAAAGCCGGGGTGATCGGATCAGCATCGCCATCAACGAATCCGTCACCGCGTCCCTGGCCGTCCCCTCAGCCTCCGTCCAGCCCAGCTCGCGGCCCAGCGCGGTCGCGGGCCGCGAACTGCGGGGTATCGACTTCCAGCGGGGCCCGGCCGGGGAGGGCCGGGTCCTGGTGAAACTGCCCAGGCCGGATAGCCGCGCCACCGTCGCGGAGCAGGGGGGCAAGGTGGTCGTCGAGGTCCTGGATACCTCCTTGCCGGCGCGTCTGCGCCGCCGGCTGGACGTGGTGGATTTCGGCACCCCCGTCGTCGCCGTTGAGTCCCGCCCCCAGGGGCGCGACGTCGCCATCACCATCCAGCCCACCAAGGATTACGAATATCTGGCCTATCAGGTTAACGAACTCTTTACGATTGAATTCCGCACCCTCACCCAGGAGCAGCAGGATCGGAAAAAGCGGGACCAGATCACCTTCAGTGGCGATCGGTTAACCCTCAATTTCCAGGACATCGAGGTCCGCGCCGTGCTGCAGCTCTTGGCGGACTTTACCGGGCTCAACCTGGTCGCCAGCGATTCCGTCAAGGGCAATGTCACTCTGCGCCTCAAGAACGTGCCCTGGGATCAGGCCTTGGATATCATCCTCCAGTCCAAGGGCTTGACCATGCGCCAGAAGGGTAATGTCATCATGATTGGCCCCACCGAGGAGGTCATGGCCCGCGAGGAGCAGGAGTTGGCGGCGACGCAAAAGATCGAAGATTTGGTCCCCCTGCGGACCGAGCATATCCAGATCAATTACGCCAAGGCCACCGAGATCGCCAAGTTATTGGAGACCCAGCAGGTAACCAAGGGCACGGTTGGCTTCCAGCAGGGCGAGGTCCAGGGGGAAAGGGACGAGTCCCAGGTGCGGGGACTCCTCTCCAGCCGAGGCAGCGTCACCGCCGATGAGCGCACCAACACCCTCCTGGTCCAGGACACGGCGGATAAACTTGAACAGATTCGCCTGCTCGTCGCCCGCCTGGATGTGCCCATGCGCCAGGTCATGATCGAATCACGCGTCGTCATCGCCTCCGATAATTTCGCCCGGGAACTGGGTGTGCGTTTCGGCGCCAATCGTCTCCAGGTCAACGAGAACAAGGGGGATTTCAATGAAATTTATGGTGGCCGCCCGGGTACCCTGGTGGGTGACGATTATTGGGGGACCACCGTCGATGACACGGTGCCCCTGATGGTCGATTTACCCGCCGCCAATCCTACCAGCGCGATCAACTTCCTCATCGGCAAGATTGGCAGCTATCTGCTACAGCTCGAACTTTCCGCCATGCAACAGGAAGGGCGGGGGGAGATCATCTCGAATCCCCGGGTCATTACCTCCGATAAGCAGAAGGCCGAGATCGAGGTGGGCCAGCAGGTCCCCGTCGTCACCCCGGGCACCCAAAACGACCCGCCCACCGTCAAGTATCAGGATGCCACCCTCAAGCTGACCGTGACCCCCCACATCACCCCCGACAATCGCATCCTCATGGCCTTGAGGGTGACCAAGAACGAGGCCGACGAGGCCTTGAAAGTCGAAGGTAATCCCTACATCAATAAAAGGGCCGTCGAAACCAATGTCCTCGTCGATAATGGCGAGACAGTCGTTCTGGGCGGCGTCTTCGAGCGTTCCCGGTTCACGAGCAAAGAGCAGGTACCCTGGCTTGGCAACCTGCCGATCGTTGGTAATCTGTTTAAGAATGATTCTCGCAAGGAAACCAACAATGAATTGCTCATCTTCGTTACCCCCAGAATTCTCCAGCCGGAGTTAAAATCGCGTTGA
- the aroK gene encoding shikimate kinase AroK, which translates to MKRLNNIFLIGPMGAGKSTIGRQLAEALSFRFEDSDHEIQRRTGVDISTIFEYEGEEGFRNREQQAIADLTNQEGIVLATGGGAILREVSRQNLAARGVVIYLHCSPEQQFSRTNRDRNRPLLQTEDPLERLRQLMDEREPLYRQVADLVVSTEKRGTASVVKEIRRRLETELS; encoded by the coding sequence ATGAAGCGGTTAAACAACATCTTTCTCATCGGCCCCATGGGGGCCGGCAAATCCACCATCGGCCGCCAGCTCGCCGAGGCCCTCTCATTCCGATTCGAGGACAGCGATCACGAGATCCAGCGCCGAACCGGGGTGGACATCTCTACTATCTTTGAATACGAGGGCGAGGAGGGCTTTCGCAACCGCGAGCAGCAGGCCATCGCCGACCTGACCAACCAGGAAGGCATCGTCCTGGCCACCGGCGGCGGCGCTATCCTACGGGAGGTCAGCCGCCAGAATCTGGCGGCCCGGGGCGTGGTGATCTATCTTCACTGTAGCCCCGAGCAGCAATTTTCCCGCACCAATCGCGACCGCAATCGGCCCCTGCTCCAGACGGAAGACCCGCTCGAACGGCTGCGTCAACTCATGGACGAGCGCGAACCCCTCTACCGTCAGGTCGCCGACCTGGTCGTCTCCACCGAAAAGCGCGGCACCGCCTCCGTCGTCAAGGAGATCCGCCGCCGCCTCGAGACGGAATTGTCATGA
- the aroB gene encoding 3-dehydroquinate synthase — protein MTRSLQVALGDRSYPIHIGQRLLADPRWYQRHIRGRQVMIVTNETVAPLYLAQVTLALAGYQVAQVILPDGEQYKTLEVWNRIFDGLLANRFGRDCTLVALGGGVVGDMAGFAAACYQRGVAFIQVPTTLLAQVDSSVGGKTGVNHPLGKNMIGAFHQPRAVIIDTDTLNTLPEREIAAGLAEVIKYGLIRDPEFFVWLETRMPALLARDGEALAEAIKRSCQNKAEVVADDEREAGQRALLNLGHTFGHAIETGMGYGTWLHGEAVGAGMCLAADLSHRLGWLAAADLARARALIAAAGLPVAPPPELTPQVFRDLMAVDKKVQDGRLRLVLLQGIGTSLVTGDFDLAKLDETLNQV, from the coding sequence ATGACCCGCAGCCTCCAGGTCGCCCTCGGCGACCGCTCCTATCCCATCCACATTGGCCAGCGATTGTTGGCCGATCCGCGCTGGTATCAGCGCCATATCCGTGGCCGCCAGGTGATGATCGTCACCAACGAGACGGTCGCCCCCCTCTATCTGGCCCAGGTCACCCTGGCCCTGGCGGGCTATCAGGTGGCGCAAGTCATCCTCCCGGATGGCGAGCAATACAAAACCCTGGAGGTCTGGAACCGCATCTTCGACGGCCTGCTGGCTAACCGCTTCGGCCGGGATTGCACCCTCGTCGCCCTGGGCGGGGGCGTGGTGGGCGACATGGCCGGCTTTGCCGCCGCCTGCTACCAGCGCGGCGTCGCCTTCATCCAGGTCCCCACCACCCTGCTGGCCCAGGTCGATTCCTCCGTTGGCGGCAAGACCGGTGTCAATCACCCCCTCGGCAAGAACATGATCGGGGCCTTCCACCAACCCCGCGCCGTCATCATCGACACCGACACCCTCAACACCCTGCCGGAACGGGAAATCGCCGCCGGGCTGGCCGAGGTCATCAAATACGGCCTCATCCGCGATCCCGAATTCTTTGTCTGGCTGGAGACCCGGATGCCCGCCCTCCTGGCCCGTGACGGCGAGGCCCTGGCCGAGGCCATCAAGCGTTCCTGCCAGAACAAGGCCGAGGTGGTGGCGGACGACGAACGGGAGGCCGGCCAGCGCGCCCTCCTCAACCTCGGCCACACCTTCGGCCACGCCATCGAGACCGGCATGGGCTACGGCACCTGGCTCCATGGCGAGGCCGTCGGCGCCGGCATGTGCCTGGCCGCCGATCTCTCCCATCGCCTCGGCTGGCTTGCCGCCGCCGATCTGGCCCGCGCCCGCGCCCTCATCGCCGCCGCCGGCCTGCCCGTCGCCCCGCCCCCGGAATTGACGCCCCAGGTCTTCCGCGACCTCATGGCCGTCGATAAAAAGGTCCAGGACGGTCGCCTGCGCCTGGTCCTTCTCCAAGGCATCGGCACCAGCCTGGTCACCGGCGATTTTGACCTGGCCAAGCTGGACGAGACCTTGAATCAGGTTTGA
- a CDS encoding 4a-hydroxytetrahydrobiopterin dehydratase yields MTDEKTYTPAEIGQHLATALPHWDYVEGCLRRQYRTSGWKGALMVVNTIGHLAEAAWHHPDLRVSYDRVIVDLNTHSANGITDKDFELARKIEDTVQWRPAAGSALEGTPDDPCFRYLYYD; encoded by the coding sequence ATGACCGACGAGAAGACCTACACCCCGGCCGAGATCGGCCAGCATCTGGCGACGGCCTTGCCCCATTGGGACTATGTCGAGGGTTGTCTGCGCCGTCAGTACCGCACCAGCGGTTGGAAGGGTGCCCTCATGGTGGTCAACACCATTGGCCATCTGGCCGAGGCCGCCTGGCATCACCCGGACCTGCGGGTCTCTTATGACCGGGTCATCGTGGACCTGAACACCCACTCGGCTAACGGCATTACCGACAAGGACTTTGAACTGGCCCGCAAGATCGAGGACACGGTGCAGTGGCGACCAGCGGCGGGCAGTGCCCTCGAAGGTACCCCGGACGACCCGTGCTTCCGATATCTCTACTATGACTGA
- a CDS encoding DUF2442 domain-containing protein, which translates to MNKVIVVEPRDNYVLFVKLSNGKEGEFDVSGYLNKGIFKELQNVSYFKQVRPAFGGVIWPHEQDFSADTIKIEMRGLEEHYA; encoded by the coding sequence ATGAACAAGGTCATTGTGGTTGAGCCGCGAGATAACTATGTACTTTTCGTCAAGCTATCCAACGGGAAAGAAGGCGAATTCGATGTGTCCGGGTATTTGAATAAAGGGATATTTAAAGAATTACAGAATGTTAGCTACTTCAAACAGGTACGACCAGCTTTTGGCGGTGTCATCTGGCCTCATGAACAAGACTTCAGCGCCGACACTATCAAAATTGAAATGAGGGGCCTCGAAGAACACTATGCATAA